A stretch of the Chelonoidis abingdonii isolate Lonesome George chromosome 11, CheloAbing_2.0, whole genome shotgun sequence genome encodes the following:
- the LOC116838219 gene encoding phospholipase A2 inhibitor gamma subunit B-like, with product MKTPLLFCLLSALLETGTCVSCEVCYSTQDSCMGNVQVCNEQMDSCGIIKSETIIGEIKSPSFIKACVFSRQCRLSPLFMTFGNGISVTMNIACCAGQSCKTASITVPPANTTLNGQSCPACISVFSHHCNEEIIGCTGAQTQCIHVSSTIKSGEATVHTTMKGCATESACTNTQFKWSFPGVSTDLATAECRPASHVASMAPEPARLILPALVTVLLVNVLS from the exons ATGAAGACACCtctcctcttctgcctcctctCAGCCCTGCTGGAGACAG ggacctGTGTTTCGTGCGAGGTTTGCTATAGCACACAGGACAGCTGCATGGGCAATGTCCAAGTCTGCAATGAGCAAATGGACTCCTGCGGGATCATTAAATCAGAGACGATAATAG GCGAGATTAAGAGTCCTAGCTTTATCAAGGCCTGCGTGTTCTCCCGCCAGTGCCGCCTCAGTCCTCTTTTCATGACTTTTGGGAACGGGATCTCTGTGACCATGAACATCGCCTGCTGTGCGGGGCAGTCCTGTAAAACAGCCTCCATTACCG TGCCCCCAGCTAACACCACCCTGAACGGCCAGAGCTGCCCAGCCTGCATCTCTGTGTTTTCCCATCACTGCAATGAAGAGATCATCGGCTGTACAGGAGCCCAGACCCAGTGCATCCATGTGAGCAGCACCATAAAAAGCG GTGAGGCAACCGTGCACACCACCATGAAAGGCTGCGCCACCGAGTCTGCTTGCACCAATACACAATTCAAATGGAGCTTCCCAGGGGTCAGTACAGATCTTGCTACGGCCGAATGCAGACCAGCCTCCCATGTGGCCAGCATGGCTCCAGAACCAGCCAGACTCATCCTCCCAGCCCTCGTTACTGTCCTGCTGGTGAACGTCCTCTCCTGA